The region CCGCCGGCTTGCTCACCGCAATCTTGAGCGTCACCAGCGTGCTCCCGGACATGTGGATCGAATCCTTGAGCACCGGAAGGGCATAGAGGAGCCGGTTGGTCGACGTGCTCGCTTTCGCCATGTCGCCCGGCTTCACGTGCCAGTCATCGACCAGCTTCTCCGCCCCCTGCTTCCCCTCGGCCTTGAGGGTCAACGCCGCGACGCCGTTGCCACCCTTTGCCGGATGGAGCGTGACCATCGCCGTGCCGGGGATCGGGTAGTCGGCGTAGAACGTCGGCGGCGCCGCGCCGCGCCCGCCGCCGGGAACGACTGCAGTCGACTGGACAATCATCGCGCGCGGCAGCGTGTCGACGCCGTTGTTGATGCCATACAGGTAGTGCGCCCACCATTTGTTCTGGATCTCCTGCGGCGGCGGCGCGCCATGACCGCCCTGGCTCATGTAGATCTTGGCCGACGGATTGATCTTCTTGAGCGCTTCCCACATCCGGATCGTGTTGTCCGGCATGACGTTCCAGTCGTTGAATCCGTGTGCGAAAAGGACCGCGGCGTGGACGTTCTTGATCAGCAGCGTCTGGTCGCGCTCCGCCCAGAAGTTGTTGTAGTCTCCATGCTGGCGATCGGCCTGTTGCGCGAAGAGTCCGTCACGGTAGATGCTGTCGCAGCGCGCGCGCACGCGTCCGCTGTGCACGAAGTCGTAGAGGACCTCGACGTCTTCGCCGAGATAGCCGCCGGGAGAGCGATCGAGTCCGTAGGAGCGGTAGTAGCGGTAATCAGAGGTGTTCGGCGAGATCGGGATTACCGCTTCGAGCCCCGGCACGCCGGTCACCGCGGCCGCCATCGGCAGCGCACCTTCATACGACGTCCCGTAGATCCCCACCTTGCCGTTCGACCAGCCCGCGGCACTCACTTCCTGGTTGCCGTCGAATGTGGTGTACGCCTTGGCGCGTCCGTTGAGCCAGTCGATCACGAACCTGGCGCCGTTGCGTTCGGTGGAGTCGCCGGCGGTGGGACATCCGCCGGAAAGACCGGTCCCCGCCGCCTCGACGTTGATGGCGATCAGGCCGCGCGGCACCCACTGCGATGCGTAGCGCGCCTCGACCGGAGGATCGGCGAGGAACGGGCGATACGTCGCCGGCGTCCGCTTTGGCGGCGGCGCACCGATCTCCTGCTCGACGTTCCAGTCGGCGTCCGAGTTGCCCGGACCGATGTATGGCGACGCAAGCATGATGACCGGCAGCTTGATCCCGGCCTTCTCTGCTGCCGTGGAGCGTACGATGTCGGCATGAACCCGATCGGGCTTCCCATCGTGGTCGCTGTCGAAATTGGTCTCGACCCAGACCCGCTCCTTCACCCATTGCGTCGTGTCGGCGTATTCGGACACCGGCTGCAGCATCCCGTCGCGAACGATCGGACCGAGATGGCCCAGCGTCGTGATCGCGGAGACCGGGCGGGTGGTATCGCCGCCCCGCCCCGCACGCTGTGCCGAGAGCGGGCCGACCAGCGCAAGCGCCAGGAAGGCGGTGGCGGCCGACGTGATACAGGATTCAATCCGCAATGACAGCCGGGGATGCTCAATTGACATGTAGTCGCTCGTGTAAAGGACAGGTCGTGGCACGGTAACGTCGGCCACAAATATGGCAGGGGCGCCGTCGGGAGGCTCGCCCCGGCGCTGCTCATGCACCGCGCCAGGAATCACGGTATACTCTCGCGCGAACACCCCAACCCATCCGGAGCCTTTCAGTGTCACTGCGCATCGGCGATGCGGCGCCCGATTTCACCGCACAAACTACCGACGGCCAAATCACCTTTCATCAGTGGCTCGGCGACTCCTGGGGAATGCTCTTCTCGCACCCCAAGGATTTCACGCCGGTCTGCACCACCGAGCTCGGTGCGCTGGCACATCTGAAGCCCGAATTCGACCAGCGCGGCGTGAAGATGATCGGGCTCTCGGTCGATCCGATCGACCGCCACGTCGGGTGGTCGAAGGACATCGAAGAGACCCAGGGGCTCGCGCCGAACTATCCGATGATCGGAGACACCGACCTGCATGTCTCCAAGCTCTACGGGATGCTCTCGGGCGACGCGGGTGACAGCTGGGACGGGCGCACCGCCGTCGACAACCAGACCGTGCGGAACGTCTTCATCATCGGGCCCGACAAGAAGATCAAGTGGATGATCGCGTATCCGATGAGCACCGGACGGAACTTCGAGGAAGTGCTCCGGTCGATCGATTCGCTGCAGCTCACGGCGAAGCACAAGGTGTCAACGCCGGCAAACTGGCGGCAGGGCGAGGATGTGATCATCTCGGGAAACGTGAACGAAGAAGAGGCTCGCAAGACATATCCCGGCGGCTGGAAGCAGCCGAAGCCGTACATCCGGATCGTACCGCAGCCGGGCCGATAAGCCGGGCTGTTCCGGGACGCTGACCATCAGCGCCTTGTCATCACCGGTACCGTGGTGGCAAGGCGTTCGACTATCCGTGATCGTCTCGTGGCGCGACCGTTGCGAGACGGCCGCCGAACGCACGAATTCTCCCCGCACCTTCTGGTCGCTGCACCACGCGACACCCCGTCGCGCACGCCGACCACCTGGAGAATTCGATGCGCCCTACGATGCGGTACCGCCTCGCCCTCGTCACGCTTGCGCTTGTTGTCGCCGCGTGCCAACCGGACCAGAACCCCACCGCGCCGGCCACGCCGCCGAGCCTCAGGAATGACAAGACCAGCACCGTGCCCGTCGTGGTCGGCGTCGAGGTAGTGCCGCTCCTGCCGAACGATATCCTCGCCACGATCAACGGCATCCACGTGTTCAACGGCGGATTCGGTTCGGCGATCGACCAGCCCGAAGGCGGCAACAACGACTTCTATTCGCTGACCGACCGCGGACCGAACGTCGCCGGCAACGGCACCGACAAACTCTTCGCCGTGCCCGATTTCCATCCGCAGGTTGGTCGGTTCCATCTCGAAGGGGCCACGCTGGTGCGGCAAGGTGTGATCGTGCTCAAGAATGAGTTCGGTGTTCCGATGAGCGGCCTCCCGGTGGGCGCAGCGGGGTGCGGCGCCACCGGCGAGATCCCCCGCGACATCAACGGAAATCTCCTCCCGTTCGACCCCAACGGCATCGACAGCGAAGGGCTTCGCGTCCTCGGCGATGGTTCGTTCTGGGTCTCCGATGAGTACGGTCCGTTCATGATTCACTTCTCCCGCACTGGCGTCACCCTCGAGAAGGATTCGCCGTGCAGCGGACCGAATCCGCTCCCCGCCGTGTTGACCCATCGCCAGGCGAACAAGGGAATGGAAGGGCTCGCGGCGCTCAATGGCGGACATCTGCTGGTGGGAATCGTCCAGAACCCGCTCGACAATCCCGCCCACGCCGATGCCAAGAAGTCGCACCTGCTTCGCATCGTGATGAACGACGTGCAGCATGGCAAGACCGCGCAGTATCTCTACCCGATGGATGACCCTAGCTACGGCGCCAGCGACATCGAAGCCGTCTCGAACACGACCTTTCTCGTCGACGAGCGCGACGGCAACTTCCTCGGCGATCCGGCAAATCCTGCAGTCCAGAAGAAGCTCTACCTGATCGATATCAGCGGTGCCACCGATATCAGCGATCCCGCCAACGGACCGAACGGCCTGATCGTCGGCGGGAAGACGATGGAGCAGATGTCCGACGCCGACCTGGTCGCCAACAAGATCGTGCCGGTGAAGAAGACGCTCGTGGTCGACATGCTCGCCTACGGCTACACGCACGACAAGGCGGAGGGTGTCGCGTTGATCGATGGCGGGAAGACGATCGTGGTGTCGAATGACGATGACTTCGGCGTGAGCGACGACGGGCACGCCCACCTGATCCAGAAGCTGCTTCCGTCAGGTCTGGTCGATCACAATGAGGCGTGGTTCTTCCACCTGAGCAAGTCGCTCAAGTCCGATCACTGAACGGTACAACGGACCCCGCGAGCCGGCAGTGATGCCGGTTCGCGGGCCCTACCGCGACAGCCATCCCAGGTATTTCATCGAGTCGTCGAAGAAGAGCATCGTCGACACGCGCCCCGCCCGATGTTCCGGGCCCCACGTGACGTAGCGGGAACTCCCCGCCCTTACCAGATAGAAGAGCCGAGCCGAGTCGGGGGTGCCGACGGCGGCATTGATCGCCTGCTGCGCGTGCGAGCAGACCGGCCCGGACGACACCAGCGCCAGATCGTGCGGATCAATGCCGGAGAATCCCACGGCGCGCCGGCTGGCGCTGTCAACCGGGTTGGTGAGGAGTTCGCCAAGGCGCGCCTCGAGCCGGGCCGAGTTGGCATCGACACCAAGACACGACAACGGCTGCCGCCGGCCAAGCGCACACGCTGCCACGAGGAAGACGACGACTGCCGCGGTGAGCGTCATGTCGCGCCGGTAGGTCTCGCTGTTGGGATAGTCGATCGGCCGGAGCTTCCGTTCGACCGACGGTGCGAATCCGACGCCGACGGCGAAGAGCAGCAGCATCACCCATGAACGGATCGATTCGGCGCGCGTGTCGCCGCCAGGGCTCGCCTGTGCAGCGGCGGATGGAGTGACAGCGGCAACCGTCGAATCCGGCAATTCCGCCGCCGTCACGATCGCCAGGCGGCGCTCCGCCTCGAGCCAGAAGGTCGCCGGAAGCGCCGGCGACGCGGCGACTTCCGCAGCCATCGTGCGGATTCCGGCCGCCATCGGGGAGAGCGGCCCGAGCTTCTGGTACGCCATCGACGGCATCGGCAGCAGGTTGATCACCACGATCGCGACGAATGCGATGATCACGGCACCGATCGGTGCAGCAACGACTCCCGAATTCGGTTCGGTCCCGGTGACGAATGCGATCGCGATCCCGAACAGACCCCACCACGAGAAGAGTGCGAACCACGGCGCGTGCCCGAAGCCCATCGTCCAGATCACTCCGCTCGCGACAGTGATCAGCGCGCCGATCCAGAGGCCGCTCGCAATCCTCGTCAACAGATTGTCGTCACTCCTGTCGTGACCACGGCTGATCGCCCAGGCGATGATCGCACCGGCCGGAAGGAACGAGGTCAGCGACGCGAGGAACGGCCTGAGGAACAACGACGCAGTGTGCGCCACGAGGTCTTCGGTCAGGAACCCGATGAAGCCGAAGCCGGTCGCCCATGCGAGTGCCAGAATCGTCTGGCGACCGGGCGTGTCGTGATGGACCGGCGGCTCGCCACGACTCTCCCGCCGCGCGATCTCGACGTAGTGCTGCACCCAGTGCACCGCGAGGCCGATGAAAGCGGCGAGGAGGATCGTGATGGCAGCCTCGTGGTTGGTCGACCGGAACGACAGCCAGACGACCCACGCCAGCGTCGAGCCGACGCTGCCGAGCACGCCCCCGGCGAGTGCGGCGCGATACGAGGTGTATCGCGCCGTGGCATCGTCCATCCGGGTGGGCGAGGTCATCGAAAGTGTGCTCCTGAACGGGACGGCCGGGGGAATCGGCCGCGATTCTAACTCGCGCCATTCCGGGGCGCCAGACAGCGCCGCGACGGCCGCCGTCCGTGGCGGAAAGGCCGCTCTCCCCGTAGCTTCCGCCGACCCTCCAGACATCCTTCCAACCGGACGCGAATGGATCTGCGCGAGCAGTTGCAGCAGCACCTGGGATCGTCATATCTCCTCGGCCGCGAGCTCGGCGGTGGCGGGATGTCGCGGGTCTTCGTTGCCGACGAAGTCCGCCTCGGGCGCCAGGTGGTCGTCAAGGTCCTGAGTCCCGACCTTGCGCAGGGGATCAACGCCGAACGGTTCGAACGAGAGATCAAGACGGCGGCGTCGCTGCAGCAGGCGAACATCGTCCCGCTCCACGCCGCCGGCGAGGTCTCGGGGCTGCCGTATTTCACGATGCCGTTCGTGGAAGGCGAATCTCTCCGGCATCGACTGACGCAGGGCCCGCTCTCGATCAACGAAGTGGTCGTCATCCTTCGCGACGTCACCCGCGCGCTCGCGTACGCACACGCCCGCGGCGTCGTGCATCGCGACATCAAGCCGGACAATGTCCTCCTCTCCGGGGGCGCGGCGGTCGTCACCGACTTCGGCATCGCGAAGGCGATCAGCGCATCGCGCACCGATGCACCCGGTGGAACCCTCACGCAACTCGGCACCTCGATCGGCACGCCGGCGTACATGGCCCCGGAGCAGGTCGCCGGCGATCCGAATCTCGATCATCGCGTCGACCTCTACGCCCTCGGATGCATGGCGTACGAGCTTCTCACCGGACAACAGCCGTTCGCCAACCGGACACCGCAGAAGATGCTGGCCGCGCACCTCAGCGAGACCGCGACGTCGGTGCAGCAGCTTCGGCCGGACACGCCGCAGGGACTCGTCACGCTGGTCTATCAGCTGATGGCGAAGGACCCGAACGACCGGCCGCAGACGGCAAGTGATGTCCTCCGCGCGCTCGATGCGGCGATCACCAGCAGCGCGCCCACCGTGGCGTTTTCCGGACCGGGAATGCTGCGAAAGTCGCTGCTCTACTACGCCATCTCGGTCGTCGTGGTGCTCCTCTGCACCCGCGCAGCGATCATCGCGATCGGGCTCCCCGACTGGGTCTTCCCCGGCGCGATCGTCTTGCTGGCGCTGGGCCTCCCGGCGCTGCTGATCACCGCCTACGTGCAGCGGGTGGCGCGGCACACCGCGACCGCGACGCCGACGCTCACGCCGGGCGGCACGATGTCGCAGAGGATGCCGTCGGGGACGATCGCGACGATGGCGATCAAGGCATCGCCGCATGTGACCTGGCGGCGCACCTGGCGCGGCGGAGTCGTGGCGATCGGCGGCTTTGTCTTCCTCGTCACCCTCTTCATGGTGACGCGCGCGTTCGGCATCGGACCGTGGGGATCGCTGCTCGCGTCGGGAAAGCTCGCCGCGACCGATCGCGTCGTCCTCGCCGACATCGGCGTGCCGCCGGCGGATTCCGCCCTCGGCCCGATCGTCGACGAAGCGATCCGCGCCGCGTTGTCGCAGTCGCGGTCGGTCAATCTCGTCCCGCAGACCGACATCGCCGAAGCGATGCAGGAGATGAAGCGATCGAAGGATGCCGCGCTCAATGATCCGACCGTGGTGCACGACGTAGCGCAACGCACCGGCGCCAAGGCCGTCCTCGGCGGGCGCCTCGCGCGCCTCGGCAATGGCTACGCGGTCAGTCTCGAGCTCTCCGCGGCGCAGGGTGGCGCGGTGCTGGCGTCGTACCAGGCGACGGCGGCGAGTTCGCAGGACCTGCTCTCGACGATCGACGGACTCGCCCGCAAGCTCCGCAGCAAGGTCGGTGAGTCGCTGAAACAGGTGCAGCGCACCATCCCGCTCGAACGGGCGACCACCACGTCGCTCGCGGCGCTGCGGAAGTACAGCGACGCCGTCGTCGCCAACGACATCGACTTCGACTATCCCCGCGCGATCCAGTCGGCACGCGACGCGGTCGCACTCGACTCGACCTTTGCGCTGGCATGGCGCAAACTTGCCGTCGCGCTGTTCAACAGTTTCGCGCCGGCGTCCGCCCAGGATTCCGCCATCGAACACGCCGTACGCTATGCCGACCGGCTCCCCGATCGCGAGCGGTATCTCCTCCTCGGCTACCATTTTGAAAACGGGATCACTACCGCCGATCGACGCAAGTCACTCGACGCCTACCGCAGCGCCTACCAGGTCGACTCATCAAGCACCGTCGCGACCAACCAGCTCGGGCTGCTGTTCAATCAGCGACACCAGCAGGATAGCGCAGTGCGGTATTGGCGTCGGCAGGTTCAGCTCGCACCGAACGCAGGGAACGTGGGGCGCGTGGTCGTCCAGCTGGCTCAGGGAGGTCACGGCGCGGAGGCGGCGGCGCTGCTCGATTCGGTCGTCAAGGCGGACCCGGCGGTCGCCACTTCGAACCTGATGATGTACGACGCTCGAGCCGCGGCGTTGATCGCACTCGGCAAACGCGACTCCGCCCTCGCGATCTCTGCGCAGATGATCCGATCGCCCGATGCGACGTTGCATCTGAATGGTCTCTTCATGGAATCGACCAACGCGTCGGTACTCGGCAAGCTCCAGCGGATGATCGAGGCCGACAGCGAACTGGCCATCGCCGCCCCCGGCTCGAATCCCGCGCTGGACGTCCCGCTCGCGCGCGCCCAGGCCGACATCATCCTTCGAGACAGGGCAGCCGATGGCGTCAAGCTGGTCGACGATGTCGTCGCGGGGCGCGCCTGGACCGGGATCGCGCCGAGCGACCGTCCCTACTTCGGAGTGATCGAGCTGTATGCTCGTGCCGGCCGCCCTGATCGCGCCCGCGCCATACTGGCGCAGTTCCAGAGCGACGATCCTGGTGCCAAGGCCCCTGACTCCAAGGCCGACGTCGCGCTCGCGGAGGGAAGAATCGCCGTCGCCGAGGGGAAGTTTGACGACGCGATCCGTCAGCTTCGTGCAGCGGAGTTCCGCGAAGACGGGTCTCCGGTCGAGTGCCGCGCGTGCGTCGAGTTCGAGCTCGCCCGCGCCTTTGACCTCGACCATCAGGGAGATTCCGCCGTCGCCCATTTCGAACGGTATCTCTCGTTCCCTCCCGCGGAGCGCTCCGTCGGCGTCGTCACCGCGGACTATCTCTACCTCGCTGCAGTCGAGAAGCGCCTCGGCGAGCTGTACGAGGGAAAGCACGATCGCGCCAGGGCGCTGCAACACTACAGTGCATTCGTCGATCTCTGGAAAGGCGCCGATCCCGACCTGCAGCCGGTCGTCGCGTCGGTTCGGCAGCGGATGGCGCCGCTGACTGCGCAAGAAGGGCACTGAGCTGCATCGGTCCTGATTCAGGAGCGCGCCGTGCCGGTTCGCCGAATTGTCTCTGCCGCACCCGTGATCTGCTCTGCATCACTCCAGCTGGCGGCGTGGACAGCCGGCACTCCCCCGCTCGGCGCGCAGACCCGTGCACTGCCCCCGGCCCCAGTCGCGGCAGTGCGCCCGGTGACCGACGACTACTTCGGCACCAAGGTCGTCGACGACTACCGGTATTTCGAACACCTGAACGAGCCCGATGTCCAACAGTGGATGAAGGCCCAGGCCGAGTACACGGATTCCGTGCTCGCGAGGATCCCAGGCCGCGCGGCGTTCCTCGCGCGGATCCACGAACTCGACGCATCGGAGCAAGCACTGGTGACCTCCGTCTGGCGCCGGCCCGGCGATCGCTATTTCTACCTGAAGCGCCTTGCCAGTGAGCCCACCGACAAGCTGTACGAGCGAACCGGCCTGCGCGGCGCAGAGCGAGTTCTCGTCAATCCGGCGGACGTCCCGCTGTTGCCCCAGCATCGGGGCAGAGGACCGAGCAGCATCAACGGCGTCACGATTTCGCCCGACGGCCGGTACGCCGTCGTCGGCATCGCGCCGGGCGGAGCGGAGTTCGACAGTGAATTCCACGTGTTCGTCACCGCGACGGGGCGAGAGACCGGCGACGTCATTCCTCGCAACAGCTCCAACGAAGTGGGTTGGCTACCCGGAAATCGCGGATTCGTCTACGCGCGGCCGCAGGAGCTTCCCCCCGGCGCCCCCGCCACCGCAGCGGAACAGAAGGAGCGCAGTTACCTGCACGTGCTGGGGACACCCACCCCCAGCGACCGTGCGGTGTTCGGCTACGGGGTGACACCATCCGTCGTCGTCGATTCATCCAACGGTGCCGGCGTCCGTACCGGCCCGGGGTGGCGATACGCACTCGGCGTGCTCAGCGACGGCACCTCGCGCAACGGCGCGTGGTACATCACCTCGATCGACTCGCTTGGGATGCCGCACGCGGCGTGGCAGAAGATCGCCGGGTTCTCCGATCAGGTCACCCGCGCCGCGCTGCACGGCGATGACCTCTATCTCCTGACCTCACACAATGCATCGCACTTCAAGATCCTTCGTACCGACGCGCGGCATCCGGATCTGGCGACGGCGGAGACGGTGGTGCCCGAAAGCGAGGCGATCGTCCATCAGATGAGCGTGGCACGGGACGCGATGTACGTGCAAGAGACTGACGGCGGCGTCGATCACGTACTGCGGGTTCCGTTCGGACGGGACCCGGTGGTCGAGCACCTGACGCTGCCGTTCGCCGGCAAGGCCGATCTGAACGTCGATCCGGAGCTCCCCGGTGCACTGATCTGGCTGGCAGGTTCCACCCGGGCATTCGCCCTCTATTGCTACCATCCCGCCACGAGAAGCCTGACAGACACGAAGCTGCAGCCGGAGGGGCCCGTCGACCAGCCGACGACGATCGCGTCGTCCGAGGTCGAGGTCACGAGCTGGGACGGCACAAAGGTCCCGCTCACGATCGTGCATCCGACGGGGATGAAACTGGATGGCTCGCATCCCACGATGCTCGTCGGCTACGGCGCCTACGGCGATGCCCTCGAACTCGAGTACGATCCAATTCAGATCGCCCAGTACGAACGGGGCGCCGTGGTGGCCGCGTGCCACGTGCGCGGCGGCGGTGAGCACGGCGAGGCGTGGCATGCGGCCGGCCAGAAGCTCACCAAGCCCAATAGCTGGAAAGACTTCATCGCGTGCGCCGAATATCTGATCGCCAACGGGTACACGTCGCCGGCACATCTTGCGGGCGAGGGCGGGAGTGCCGGCGGCATCATGATCGGCCGGGCGATCGAGGAGCGACCCGACTTGTTCGCAGTCGCGGTCGCAAGTGTGCCGCTGGCCGATGGCCTGCGATCGGAAACCACCGCCAATGGCGTGCCCAACGTCGCCGAATTCGGCAGCACGAGCACAGAGGACGGCTTTCGCGCCTTGTACGCAATGAGTCCCTACGCGAACATCAAGGATGGAGTGAATTATCCGGCGGTACTCGTGACCACGGGGATCAACGATCCACGGGTCCCTCCATGGGAAGCCGCAAAATTCGCAGCGCGGCTGCAGGCCGCAACCGCGAGCGGGAAGCCGGTGCTGTTGCAGGTGGACTACCACGCAGGCCACGGCGCCATGACCGCTGCGCAGGGGCTGCAATTTGAGGCCGACAGCTGGAGCTTCATCTTCTGGCAGACCGGCGATCCGGCGTTTCAGCCGAAGCGTTGATGCGACGAGGCGCGCCAACCCTCAGCGAGATCTACGTGATCCGGAACTTCGACACGAAGCGGCGGCGGCTGTCAGTGCCCCGCGGCCCGCTGCACGTCGGGCGGGAAATCCTCCATCTCCTGAATCTGCCGCACCTCGATCGTGTCGCCCTCGAGCATCGGCGCCTTGCGCGCCCATGCGATCGCCTCGTCTCGCGAATTCACCTTGATCGTCCAGTAGCCACCGACCATCTCCTTCGCTTCGGCGAACGGCCCGTCGGTGACGCTCGACGTCCCCTTCCCGAATGCGATCCGCGCGGCCTGCGGCGGTGGGCGAAGGCCGTTCATGTCGAGCACGATGCCGGCATCGATCATCGACTGGTTGAACTTCGTCATCT is a window of Gemmatimonadales bacterium DNA encoding:
- a CDS encoding YciI family protein — protein: MRFMLLVIPKAYESADADFTPPADLVAKMTKFNQSMIDAGIVLDMNGLRPPPQAARIAFGKGTSSVTDGPFAEAKEMVGGYWTIKVNSRDEAIAWARKAPMLEGDTIEVRQIQEMEDFPPDVQRAAGH
- a CDS encoding esterase-like activity of phytase family protein, yielding MRPTMRYRLALVTLALVVAACQPDQNPTAPATPPSLRNDKTSTVPVVVGVEVVPLLPNDILATINGIHVFNGGFGSAIDQPEGGNNDFYSLTDRGPNVAGNGTDKLFAVPDFHPQVGRFHLEGATLVRQGVIVLKNEFGVPMSGLPVGAAGCGATGEIPRDINGNLLPFDPNGIDSEGLRVLGDGSFWVSDEYGPFMIHFSRTGVTLEKDSPCSGPNPLPAVLTHRQANKGMEGLAALNGGHLLVGIVQNPLDNPAHADAKKSHLLRIVMNDVQHGKTAQYLYPMDDPSYGASDIEAVSNTTFLVDERDGNFLGDPANPAVQKKLYLIDISGATDISDPANGPNGLIVGGKTMEQMSDADLVANKIVPVKKTLVVDMLAYGYTHDKAEGVALIDGGKTIVVSNDDDFGVSDDGHAHLIQKLLPSGLVDHNEAWFFHLSKSLKSDH
- a CDS encoding prolyl oligopeptidase family serine peptidase, whose amino-acid sequence is MPVRRIVSAAPVICSASLQLAAWTAGTPPLGAQTRALPPAPVAAVRPVTDDYFGTKVVDDYRYFEHLNEPDVQQWMKAQAEYTDSVLARIPGRAAFLARIHELDASEQALVTSVWRRPGDRYFYLKRLASEPTDKLYERTGLRGAERVLVNPADVPLLPQHRGRGPSSINGVTISPDGRYAVVGIAPGGAEFDSEFHVFVTATGRETGDVIPRNSSNEVGWLPGNRGFVYARPQELPPGAPATAAEQKERSYLHVLGTPTPSDRAVFGYGVTPSVVVDSSNGAGVRTGPGWRYALGVLSDGTSRNGAWYITSIDSLGMPHAAWQKIAGFSDQVTRAALHGDDLYLLTSHNASHFKILRTDARHPDLATAETVVPESEAIVHQMSVARDAMYVQETDGGVDHVLRVPFGRDPVVEHLTLPFAGKADLNVDPELPGALIWLAGSTRAFALYCYHPATRSLTDTKLQPEGPVDQPTTIASSEVEVTSWDGTKVPLTIVHPTGMKLDGSHPTMLVGYGAYGDALELEYDPIQIAQYERGAVVAACHVRGGGEHGEAWHAAGQKLTKPNSWKDFIACAEYLIANGYTSPAHLAGEGGSAGGIMIGRAIEERPDLFAVAVASVPLADGLRSETTANGVPNVAEFGSTSTEDGFRALYAMSPYANIKDGVNYPAVLVTTGINDPRVPPWEAAKFAARLQAATASGKPVLLQVDYHAGHGAMTAAQGLQFEADSWSFIFWQTGDPAFQPKR
- a CDS encoding Xaa-Pro dipeptidyl-peptidase → MSIEHPRLSLRIESCITSAATAFLALALVGPLSAQRAGRGGDTTRPVSAITTLGHLGPIVRDGMLQPVSEYADTTQWVKERVWVETNFDSDHDGKPDRVHADIVRSTAAEKAGIKLPVIMLASPYIGPGNSDADWNVEQEIGAPPPKRTPATYRPFLADPPVEARYASQWVPRGLIAINVEAAGTGLSGGCPTAGDSTERNGARFVIDWLNGRAKAYTTFDGNQEVSAAGWSNGKVGIYGTSYEGALPMAAAVTGVPGLEAVIPISPNTSDYRYYRSYGLDRSPGGYLGEDVEVLYDFVHSGRVRARCDSIYRDGLFAQQADRQHGDYNNFWAERDQTLLIKNVHAAVLFAHGFNDWNVMPDNTIRMWEALKKINPSAKIYMSQGGHGAPPPQEIQNKWWAHYLYGINNGVDTLPRAMIVQSTAVVPGGGRGAAPPTFYADYPIPGTAMVTLHPAKGGNGVAALTLKAEGKQGAEKLVDDWHVKPGDMAKASTSTNRLLYALPVLKDSIHMSGSTLVTLKIAVSKPAANLSVYLVTLPFDPAPIGSAGQIGVVTRGWADPQNYQSLKNGDDYTSKIPGMPLVPGKFYTMTFPLQPDDQIIKPGQQLALMILSSDYGFTLRPTPGTELTVDLDGTSISIPVLGGESALKRALGQ
- a CDS encoding peroxiredoxin, which encodes MSLRIGDAAPDFTAQTTDGQITFHQWLGDSWGMLFSHPKDFTPVCTTELGALAHLKPEFDQRGVKMIGLSVDPIDRHVGWSKDIEETQGLAPNYPMIGDTDLHVSKLYGMLSGDAGDSWDGRTAVDNQTVRNVFIIGPDKKIKWMIAYPMSTGRNFEEVLRSIDSLQLTAKHKVSTPANWRQGEDVIISGNVNEEEARKTYPGGWKQPKPYIRIVPQPGR
- a CDS encoding protein kinase: MDLREQLQQHLGSSYLLGRELGGGGMSRVFVADEVRLGRQVVVKVLSPDLAQGINAERFEREIKTAASLQQANIVPLHAAGEVSGLPYFTMPFVEGESLRHRLTQGPLSINEVVVILRDVTRALAYAHARGVVHRDIKPDNVLLSGGAAVVTDFGIAKAISASRTDAPGGTLTQLGTSIGTPAYMAPEQVAGDPNLDHRVDLYALGCMAYELLTGQQPFANRTPQKMLAAHLSETATSVQQLRPDTPQGLVTLVYQLMAKDPNDRPQTASDVLRALDAAITSSAPTVAFSGPGMLRKSLLYYAISVVVVLLCTRAAIIAIGLPDWVFPGAIVLLALGLPALLITAYVQRVARHTATATPTLTPGGTMSQRMPSGTIATMAIKASPHVTWRRTWRGGVVAIGGFVFLVTLFMVTRAFGIGPWGSLLASGKLAATDRVVLADIGVPPADSALGPIVDEAIRAALSQSRSVNLVPQTDIAEAMQEMKRSKDAALNDPTVVHDVAQRTGAKAVLGGRLARLGNGYAVSLELSAAQGGAVLASYQATAASSQDLLSTIDGLARKLRSKVGESLKQVQRTIPLERATTTSLAALRKYSDAVVANDIDFDYPRAIQSARDAVALDSTFALAWRKLAVALFNSFAPASAQDSAIEHAVRYADRLPDRERYLLLGYHFENGITTADRRKSLDAYRSAYQVDSSSTVATNQLGLLFNQRHQQDSAVRYWRRQVQLAPNAGNVGRVVVQLAQGGHGAEAAALLDSVVKADPAVATSNLMMYDARAAALIALGKRDSALAISAQMIRSPDATLHLNGLFMESTNASVLGKLQRMIEADSELAIAAPGSNPALDVPLARAQADIILRDRAADGVKLVDDVVAGRAWTGIAPSDRPYFGVIELYARAGRPDRARAILAQFQSDDPGAKAPDSKADVALAEGRIAVAEGKFDDAIRQLRAAEFREDGSPVECRACVEFELARAFDLDHQGDSAVAHFERYLSFPPAERSVGVVTADYLYLAAVEKRLGELYEGKHDRARALQHYSAFVDLWKGADPDLQPVVASVRQRMAPLTAQEGH